The DNA region CAGGAATGCTCTGGGATAAGCTGCATCcctacagctctgcagagcatcaCCCACTCACGCCTGTTTGGCTTTTAGTATGTAGTTCATAACTTCCTCTGaacaacaaccacaaaaaacctTTCGGGCTTAAATGACAGCAGAACAGGTCACAGGGCTCAGAGAGGTCAAgacatttccaaagaaaaaaatacttagaatTTACGTTCAGCTTGGAAGACCAAGTAGCTGTATTTCCACAGACCACAAAAAGCCTTTGAAGATGGCAGTGTTTCTCCTGACATGGGGTTTACCCTGCCAGAGCACCCCAGCctgagcaggggctgcccctTGCTAGGATGAGGTCTGGATCAGGTCCAACAGCTTCACCAACCACATCAACATGGCCTGGGCACCACAgctgctaaggaaaaaaacccaaagaaacagaaacccCACATCAAACCAATTAACACTGTGCTGCAGCGAAACTCCTGCACctcacaaaacccaaaagctgaaaaaggtTTCTCTGCCACAGTCCTGTAAGAACACTTCATGGCTTGGGTCCTGCCACTGAGTCTAAATGAGCGcctactccaaaattcaccaTGTTCCGCCCGCGTCCACCTATATTCTTGTCTCATATTTGCAGAGCAAGTAATTAAACATGGATGAGCAGAGTCTGAATAGCAGGCGTGTACCATTCAGTCCTTGTCTCTCACCTCCGTTTGAGATACTGGTGTGTATTTGAGAGTTCATGCGATGGTCtagaaagaagaagaagaaaaaaaaaaaaaaagataaaaaacacTGATCAATGACTCAACCGGGGTCTGGAACTAAACACATCAATGGCCACCCGCGAGAAGGAGTGCAAGAGTAAACTTTAGCCCTGCCAAGAATAAGAGACGGGAAGGGGCCTCAGAGAGGAGCTCTGTCCCAGGAGTATCTATTTCAAGAGgactttcattttcagtggcTGCATGTATTAAAGCCCAGTGAGGATTAAACATACCACTTGCTGCCACACCATGACAAACATCCAGTCCCAAAGCCCAGAGAAAGACTTGGCTTGACTCTACCAAGCTCTGGATAAGAcactgctggttttattttctgcttttccttttttaagttGCCCACTAGCACCTGGGATCTAGACATCAACCCATTCACCCCACCTCCAGACCCTCGCGTATAACAAGCTAAGTGTAGATCATGAATACTTTGGGTTTATCCTCTGGGCCGATGCTGGAGTTGTCCACCTCTATCAGGATGTTCTTGTCATCTCGGGTGACCGGTGCTTGCTGTCCACTCTGGAGGACTTGTGGCAGATTCCCTAAACTGACATCTATGTCTTTGAAGGCATGGAGtaaaaacacccccaaaatgATGGTGAGGAAGCCACAAACTGTCCCAATGATGTCAACGACGGTCATGGTGACCCACTCCTTAAACAGGATGATGGAAGTTGCGATGACGATGGTGGTGAACAGCACATAGTAGATGGGAAACACCAAAGAGGTGTTGAAAATGTCTAGGGACTTATTGAGGTAGTTAATTTGTGTAGTGATGGATGCCACCAGCGTTATGACTAGGATCCACGTCAATGGGTGCTGCAGCACCGGCCGGCCAGCGAAGAAGCCCTTGATGGCAATACCCAGGCCCTTGACCGAGGACACGGAGAAGGCACCAATAACGGAGCAGATGGTGAGGTAGATGAGGATGTTTTTCTGGCCATAACGGGGTGCGAGGTAGAAGATCAGGAGTAAGCAAAGAGCCAAGAGGATTGCAGCATAAGCGAGGAAACCTGGAAGAGGGAGCAGAGTAACTCAAAACTGAGCGGTGGGCAGCACGTGCCGCCCAGCcctgagagagaaaacacaacCTGCTGTGTACCTGGCTCTTTCAGCTTGGAAGACATCTCATCCAGAGTGGTGACCTCCTCATCCTCTGGCGCATGTATCACCATCACGGTGCTGCCCACGAGGCTCAGCATGCAGCCCAGCTTTCCCAGCAGGTTGAGCCGTTCTCCAAGCAAGTATGAAGACAGGATGGCACTGC from Falco biarmicus isolate bFalBia1 chromosome 8, bFalBia1.pri, whole genome shotgun sequence includes:
- the NIPAL4 gene encoding magnesium transporter NIPA4 isoform X2; this translates as MEPPAANGSCSNGSLVTLSCLSHRVVCRVISDADPADSGHDNGTLDNFWVTRLESSYGFYIGLGLAVFSSFLIGSSVILKKKGLLRLVEKGGTRAGDGGHGYLKDWLWWAGLLTMGGGEAANFAAYAFAPATIVTPLGALSVLISAILSSYLLGERLNLLGKLGCMLSLVGSTVMVIHAPEDEEVTTLDEMSSKLKEPGFLAYAAILLALCLLLIFYLAPRYGQKNILIYLTICSVIGAFSVSSVKGLGIAIKGFFAGRPVLQHPLTWILVITLVASITTQINYLNKSLDIFNTSLVFPIYYVLFTTIVIATSIILFKEWVTMTVVDIIGTVCGFLTIILGVFLLHAFKDIDVSLGNLPQVLQSGQQAPVTRDDKNILIEVDNSSIGPEDKPKTIA
- the NIPAL4 gene encoding magnesium transporter NIPA4 isoform X1, whose amino-acid sequence is MEPPAANGSCSNGSLVTLSCLSHRVVCRVISDADPADSGHDNGTLDNFWVTRLESSYGFYIGLGLAVFSSFLIGSSVILKKKGLLRLVEKGGTRAGDGGHGYLKDWLWWAGLLTMGGGEAANFAAYAFAPATIVTPLGALSVLISAILSSYLLGERLNLLGKLGCMLSLVGSTVMVIHAPEDEEVTTLDEMSSKLKEPGFLAYAAILLALCLLLIFYLAPRYGQKNILIYLTICSVIGAFSVSSVKGLGIAIKGFFAGRPVLQHPLTWILVITLVASITTQINYLNKSLDIFNTSLVFPIYYVLFTTIVIATSIILFKEWVTMTVVDIIGTVCGFLTIILGVFLLHAFKDIDVSLGNLPQVLQSGQQAPVTRDDKNILIEVDNSSIGPEDKPKVFMIYT